From the genome of Methylomonas sp. UP202, one region includes:
- a CDS encoding tetratricopeptide repeat protein: MKFSCTVTFVVLIFWVFASDAYCFSVVDNAITGGDNADISAKTHGVNEFGFGVSEDSYLLNREWTYIPFGENKDSEIIYKIQSLYKEEKIKDAIQLLEIAIEKNPSFLSAKHLLVLSYIKDGNFTKAGLLTNELLRENPKEPRLYYYLGVIEAADKKNYDEAEKLFKKSIYLDSKAVDSYAALAKIQAIRLNYAASLDSLNKLINIDTTLAPAYFDAAILSHKLKNDDDAERYLNKFVTASNNSVPSVVAASKARLEWYIAKQDRRKLSELGRALGSQYLGQADVIKISAQAYIGANETERALQILRSEISSAPDDLDSRILMSRILYLEKKSNEVPELNKILDELEKLALRSSLNFQMISGFFVEHMLLDRAEKIIEKSKSQFQDSFVIPMAQGDVHIRKGNLDSALESYKIVYKTNPTKVILFYITNLMSRLNKLEEAISLLNEEAAKSPDNSAIQYELGGLYLKKGDYDLARKCYLDILSRDPNNVFALNNVAFIYLQENNGNKAISYAERAHKVAPNTSFVTDTYGEALVRMGRVQDAIRNFKFAAKADPDNPTIQFHLAKALVLAGENKNARSILDGLANSTKDFPEKGQVKQLIFNLR, translated from the coding sequence ATGAAATTCAGTTGCACGGTTACATTTGTTGTTCTTATTTTTTGGGTTTTTGCCAGTGACGCATATTGCTTTTCGGTTGTGGATAATGCCATAACTGGCGGAGATAATGCCGATATTAGTGCCAAAACACATGGTGTCAACGAGTTTGGATTTGGCGTAAGTGAAGACAGCTATTTACTTAATCGCGAATGGACATATATACCGTTTGGAGAAAACAAAGATAGTGAAATAATTTATAAAATTCAGTCTTTATACAAAGAAGAAAAAATCAAAGATGCCATACAGCTTCTTGAGATAGCTATAGAAAAAAATCCATCATTTCTTTCTGCTAAGCATCTTCTTGTGCTTTCATATATAAAAGATGGCAATTTCACCAAAGCCGGTTTATTAACAAATGAATTGTTGAGAGAAAACCCAAAAGAACCAAGGTTGTATTATTATTTAGGGGTGATTGAGGCTGCAGATAAAAAGAATTATGATGAGGCTGAAAAGCTTTTTAAAAAGTCGATTTATCTAGATTCCAAGGCGGTAGATTCTTATGCGGCTCTAGCCAAAATACAGGCCATTAGACTGAATTATGCCGCATCCCTGGATTCGTTAAATAAATTAATTAACATTGATACTACTTTGGCGCCGGCATATTTTGACGCAGCAATTCTAAGTCACAAGTTAAAAAATGATGATGATGCAGAGCGTTATTTAAATAAGTTCGTTACCGCATCTAACAACTCAGTTCCTAGCGTTGTTGCGGCATCTAAGGCTCGGCTCGAATGGTATATCGCTAAACAAGATCGTAGAAAATTATCTGAATTAGGGAGGGCTTTAGGTAGTCAATATTTGGGGCAAGCGGACGTAATTAAAATTTCTGCACAAGCTTATATCGGTGCAAATGAAACTGAAAGGGCGCTTCAGATTCTTCGAAGCGAAATTTCATCGGCGCCCGATGATTTGGACAGTCGAATCCTAATGTCTCGCATTCTTTATCTAGAAAAAAAGTCGAATGAAGTTCCTGAATTAAATAAAATTTTAGACGAACTTGAAAAGCTAGCTCTTCGTAGTAGCTTAAATTTTCAAATGATTTCTGGCTTTTTTGTGGAACACATGCTGTTGGATAGAGCTGAAAAAATAATTGAAAAATCCAAAAGCCAATTTCAGGATTCATTTGTGATTCCCATGGCTCAAGGGGATGTTCATATAAGAAAAGGCAATCTCGATAGTGCGCTAGAATCGTATAAGATTGTGTATAAGACCAATCCAACCAAAGTCATCTTGTTTTACATTACTAACTTAATGTCTAGGCTTAATAAGCTTGAAGAGGCAATTTCGCTTCTTAATGAAGAGGCGGCAAAATCCCCAGACAACTCGGCAATTCAGTACGAATTAGGTGGGCTCTATCTTAAAAAAGGTGACTATGATCTCGCTCGCAAGTGCTACCTCGATATTTTAAGCCGGGATCCTAATAACGTTTTTGCATTAAATAATGTTGCATTCATATATTTGCAAGAAAACAATGGAAATAAAGCTATCTCTTATGCTGAAAGAGCTCACAAAGTTGCACCAAATACTAGTTTTGTTACGGATACGTATGGCGAAGCTCTAGTGCGCATGGGGCGTGTTCAAGATGCTATTCGTAACTTTAAGTTCGCAGCTAAGGCCGACCCAGATAACCCGACCATTCAGTTTCATCTGGCCAAGGCACTTGTGTTAGCTGGCGAAAATAAGAACGCTCGCTCGATTTTGGATGGCTTAGCAAACTCTACCAAGGATTTTCCTGAAAAGGGTCAGGTAAAACAGCTAATTTTTAATTTAAGATAG
- a CDS encoding methyltransferase — MKEELSFEELALIAGGHTAFQLLWAGVQLKLFDFLSEKGPISGSDIQMELGLAPQPTRILLIGLTALRLVKKDGNLYRNSPIVEQLLVSHSEDNMIDILGWQNFIVYPGEMDFVESLRQNKNIGLNRFQEPGDTLYARLSNDPGLEIVFHNAMQSLSNSANRLLMSSVNFNNIKHIVDAGGGSGENSIKLATSFPHMKVTIFDNPTVCEIARQNIIKSDVSGRVSVYPGDFFKDDFPKGIDCVFLGHIMTIWSIEKGRLLLKKIYNALPKEGKVIIFNMMGNDDDSGPIVTALGSPYFLTIATGEGMLYSWSDYENLLIEAGFHDISKQILPKEHGVIIGCK; from the coding sequence ATGAAAGAAGAATTATCATTTGAGGAGTTAGCTTTAATTGCTGGAGGTCACACGGCGTTCCAATTATTGTGGGCCGGAGTGCAGCTGAAGTTGTTTGATTTTTTGTCTGAAAAAGGGCCAATATCCGGCTCTGATATACAAATGGAATTGGGCTTAGCCCCCCAGCCAACCAGAATACTGCTCATTGGCCTGACCGCTTTGAGACTGGTTAAAAAAGATGGCAACCTTTATAGAAATTCGCCCATAGTGGAGCAGTTATTAGTATCTCATAGCGAAGATAATATGATAGATATCTTGGGATGGCAAAATTTTATCGTGTATCCCGGTGAAATGGACTTCGTAGAGTCTCTCAGGCAAAATAAAAATATCGGGTTAAATCGCTTCCAAGAACCAGGAGATACTCTATACGCTAGGTTATCAAATGATCCTGGGCTTGAAATCGTATTTCATAATGCCATGCAGTCTTTGTCAAATTCAGCAAACCGACTTTTAATGTCAAGCGTTAATTTTAACAACATAAAACATATAGTCGATGCGGGAGGAGGAAGCGGGGAAAATTCCATAAAATTAGCAACGTCATTTCCGCATATGAAGGTAACAATATTTGACAATCCAACAGTATGTGAAATTGCTAGACAGAATATAATTAAATCGGATGTATCAGGTAGGGTTTCTGTGTACCCTGGGGATTTTTTCAAGGACGATTTTCCTAAAGGTATCGATTGTGTTTTTTTAGGACATATCATGACAATTTGGTCTATTGAAAAAGGACGGCTTCTGTTGAAAAAGATATACAATGCACTTCCAAAAGAAGGCAAAGTAATTATTTTTAACATGATGGGTAATGACGACGATTCTGGGCCTATAGTGACGGCTTTGGGGTCACCATACTTTTTAACTATTGCCACTGGAGAGGGCATGTTATATTCATGGTCCGATTACGAGAACTTATTAATTGAAGCGGGATTTCACGATATATCTAAGCAAATACTCCCAAAAGAGCATGGTGTAATTATTGGATGCAAATAA
- a CDS encoding PEP-CTERM sorting domain-containing protein, translated as MFNSKLVVMVLGASAMLGASVSANATAYASAVLSLTNSKLTVGNGTDGGSGIGTLGRAVAQSDFLGISGNNTGGVSTGLNGVNNANSATTNITTGTGINLTNLFQGTNVVGDDNYAPIAPPATTTYVNADADLKGSIITLNNGVVAGADAQTRADASIPVSGNDGNAHSSLGLSSSAIFTVTSILTSGFTISFDYLAYLATELTLDEVVPGYVQASIKWGLTLTDITAGNTVVGSFNPGDLNSESSVDAPFDTTNIYSKSGSLAWYSGALTANHQYRLSVNQNSDAVAVSSTVPEPSSVALIGIAMIGLARFTGRNNVKLSA; from the coding sequence ATGTTTAATAGCAAATTGGTAGTTATGGTTCTTGGCGCATCTGCTATGCTAGGTGCAAGTGTTTCTGCGAATGCCACCGCTTATGCTTCTGCGGTGCTTTCACTGACTAACTCAAAATTAACGGTGGGCAATGGCACCGACGGAGGGAGTGGTATTGGTACTTTGGGTAGAGCGGTGGCGCAATCTGATTTTTTGGGCATTAGCGGTAATAATACTGGTGGAGTTAGCACTGGGCTGAACGGTGTAAACAATGCAAACTCAGCTACTACCAACATCACTACTGGTACGGGTATAAACCTCACAAATTTGTTCCAAGGTACGAATGTTGTGGGTGATGATAACTACGCTCCAATTGCTCCACCTGCGACCACGACATATGTAAATGCAGATGCTGACCTTAAAGGGAGTATTATTACTCTGAATAATGGAGTAGTAGCTGGAGCTGACGCTCAAACAAGGGCTGATGCTTCGATTCCTGTCAGTGGTAATGATGGGAATGCTCATAGCTCTTTGGGTTTGTCCTCGTCTGCAATATTTACTGTGACAAGTATTCTTACAAGTGGTTTCACTATTAGTTTCGATTATTTGGCATACCTTGCTACTGAGCTTACCTTGGACGAGGTTGTTCCTGGTTATGTTCAAGCAAGTATCAAGTGGGGCTTAACGCTGACAGATATTACAGCCGGCAATACTGTAGTCGGTTCTTTTAACCCTGGCGATTTGAATAGTGAGTCATCAGTGGATGCACCTTTTGATACGACGAATATTTATTCCAAGTCAGGTAGTCTTGCTTGGTACAGCGGTGCTTTGACTGCTAATCATCAATATCGCTTATCTGTCAACCAAAACTCCGATGCCGTTGCAGTATCTTCTACTGTACCAGAGCCAAGCAGCGTTGCATTGATTGGTATAGCCATGATTGGTCTTGCTAGATTTACTGGGCGGAATAACGTTAAATTATCTGCTTAG
- a CDS encoding SDR family oxidoreductase — protein sequence MKSNYFVTGATGAIGSMLVPLLLEEPQNRIWLLIRANSPEHLRQRLEELIEFWELDTTRADDARRRITLLQGDTDEPRFALSEQAYGEIVKSCTHIIHSAGVVRMNLPLDTARKHALNAVKNIVELAHACQVAGVLQKVEYVSTIGVAGKMPGLIPETWITETRAFHNTYEQSKAEAEDYLREKMLELSLPVTVHRPSMVVGHSETGKIIHFQIFYYICDFLSGRLTFGLLPHLGNAKLDIIPVDYVAKCIKTSSQRPDVFGKIFHLCSGVDYSIELAEIRKAVRVAIKICELRSPILVDIPFLIFNSLIQIANHLATDNIRKTTKSFPFFLAYLHDTSGFENQLSARSLGIDLPLARDYLNLIITRYFIHRKGRLREASN from the coding sequence ATGAAATCCAATTACTTCGTCACCGGCGCGACCGGCGCTATCGGCAGCATGCTGGTACCGCTATTGCTGGAAGAACCACAAAACCGAATTTGGTTGTTAATCCGCGCGAACTCACCCGAACACCTACGGCAACGACTAGAGGAACTGATTGAATTCTGGGAACTGGATACCACTCGAGCCGACGACGCGCGCCGACGGATTACTTTACTACAAGGGGACACCGATGAGCCGCGCTTTGCCCTATCCGAGCAAGCCTATGGAGAAATCGTTAAATCATGCACGCATATTATCCATAGCGCCGGCGTGGTACGGATGAATCTACCGCTGGACACGGCTCGCAAACACGCATTGAACGCCGTCAAAAACATTGTCGAACTGGCTCACGCCTGCCAAGTGGCGGGAGTATTGCAGAAGGTAGAATATGTCAGCACTATTGGGGTAGCAGGCAAGATGCCCGGCTTAATACCGGAAACATGGATTACCGAAACGAGAGCATTTCATAACACATACGAGCAATCCAAGGCTGAAGCAGAAGATTACTTAAGAGAAAAGATGCTCGAACTCAGTTTACCTGTAACTGTACACCGTCCGAGTATGGTTGTCGGACACTCCGAAACAGGTAAGATCATTCACTTCCAAATTTTTTATTATATTTGTGACTTTCTGTCAGGGCGCCTTACATTTGGACTATTACCGCACCTCGGCAACGCAAAGCTGGATATAATACCCGTTGATTATGTTGCAAAATGTATAAAAACCAGCTCGCAAAGACCGGATGTATTTGGAAAAATTTTCCATCTCTGTTCTGGAGTCGACTATTCAATAGAACTCGCAGAAATAAGAAAAGCTGTACGCGTGGCAATTAAAATCTGTGAATTAAGATCACCAATTCTCGTGGACATTCCATTCCTGATTTTTAATAGTCTTATTCAAATTGCCAACCATTTAGCAACGGATAATATACGTAAAACCACTAAATCATTTCCTTTTTTCTTGGCATATTTACATGACACATCTGGATTTGAAAATCAGCTATCGGCGCGATCTTTAGGCATTGATTTACCATTAGCCCGTGATTACCTCAATCTAATAATCACAAGGTATTTTATACATAGGAAAGGGCGACTCCGAGAAGCCTCTAATTAA
- a CDS encoding AMP-binding protein — protein MQRATLPELLATRARQTPNANAHWSLDIHGQWSPTNISQFYLQAVDLAWQLKTLGIEKGQTVIVLAASSSQWELAHHAILMLGGIIVGIDPEETAEHLETISTLVKIDAMIIDRVGRLEKFGDSVFNQISTVISLEDASESGKSKLHSVTIHDHLDEKLDHTVLSTAIFPNDIATIIFTSGTTGTPKGIAYRHEQIVTAIQAILDTFPEIGQAPCHLVCWLPLSNLFQRIVNLCALAGGSEIFFVTQPQKIIEYLPQINPHVFIAVPRFYEKLYQEVENKLNRQPKPIYHLLCYCLSAGENDSPVGCLFRFINRRLFKSFTSLFGCNIRYLISGSAPIPIWLLKRFYATGLLILESYGLSENVVPIAANRGNDYRFGTVGKPLSPNRVILAEDGELLVKGSGVFGGYVAEQQEDRRLTTDGYLASGDYAEIDEHGYIRLTGRKSDVFKTSTGRKIAPVEIEDLLKSHSKIEHAVVFGANRKFLTTLVTVGAERPEDANEMLDYARKLAMTLADTAAELPNYKRPVGAVLSFSSLSVERNELTRNLKLLRRNIQQDYGAWINQLYDALDNGDSTIHQQPLLIEPNIVLLKLPA, from the coding sequence ATGCAAAGAGCGACACTCCCTGAATTGTTAGCCACAAGAGCCAGGCAAACTCCGAACGCTAACGCTCATTGGTCGCTCGATATTCACGGCCAATGGTCACCCACCAACATCAGCCAATTCTATTTACAGGCAGTCGATCTAGCTTGGCAGCTAAAGACTCTCGGTATCGAAAAAGGGCAGACCGTCATTGTTTTGGCGGCAAGCTCAAGCCAATGGGAGTTGGCACATCACGCTATTCTGATGCTCGGCGGTATCATTGTCGGGATAGATCCCGAAGAAACCGCGGAACATCTCGAAACCATCTCCACTCTGGTCAAAATCGATGCCATGATTATCGATCGAGTTGGACGTTTGGAAAAATTTGGCGACAGCGTCTTTAATCAAATATCCACCGTTATTTCACTTGAAGATGCCAGCGAATCCGGTAAGAGCAAGCTTCACTCGGTGACCATTCACGACCACCTCGACGAAAAACTCGACCACACGGTTTTATCAACGGCGATATTCCCCAACGACATTGCAACGATCATATTCACCTCCGGCACCACCGGTACCCCCAAGGGAATAGCGTACAGACACGAACAGATCGTCACCGCTATTCAAGCCATATTGGACACCTTCCCGGAAATTGGCCAAGCCCCCTGCCATTTGGTCTGTTGGTTGCCGTTATCGAATCTTTTTCAACGCATTGTAAACCTATGTGCGCTTGCTGGAGGTTCGGAAATATTTTTCGTAACTCAGCCGCAAAAAATCATTGAATATCTACCTCAAATCAACCCGCATGTCTTTATTGCTGTCCCGCGTTTTTACGAAAAGCTCTATCAAGAAGTCGAGAACAAATTAAATAGACAACCAAAACCTATCTATCACCTCCTCTGCTATTGTCTGTCTGCGGGGGAAAACGATTCGCCGGTCGGATGCCTATTTCGTTTTATCAATCGCCGCCTATTCAAGTCGTTTACATCATTGTTCGGATGCAACATCCGATATTTGATTAGCGGTTCCGCTCCGATACCAATTTGGCTGCTAAAACGCTTCTACGCAACAGGCCTGTTGATTCTGGAGTCCTACGGTCTCAGCGAAAACGTTGTTCCGATTGCCGCAAACCGCGGCAACGACTACCGATTCGGCACTGTCGGGAAACCACTAAGCCCTAATAGGGTAATACTTGCGGAAGACGGTGAATTACTCGTTAAAGGCAGCGGAGTTTTTGGTGGCTATGTAGCGGAACAACAAGAAGACCGCAGATTAACCACGGACGGTTATTTGGCGAGCGGGGATTATGCCGAGATCGACGAACACGGCTACATTCGCCTGACCGGGCGAAAATCCGACGTGTTTAAGACCTCCACCGGCCGCAAAATCGCCCCCGTCGAAATCGAAGACTTGTTAAAAAGCCATAGTAAAATCGAGCACGCGGTTGTATTCGGCGCAAACCGCAAATTTTTGACAACCTTGGTAACCGTGGGGGCCGAACGACCGGAAGACGCCAACGAAATGCTCGATTACGCTAGAAAATTAGCGATGACGCTCGCGGACACCGCAGCGGAATTACCCAATTACAAGCGCCCGGTCGGTGCTGTGTTAAGCTTTTCGTCACTGTCGGTCGAAAGAAATGAACTGACGCGTAATTTAAAGCTGTTGCGGAGGAATATTCAACAAGATTACGGAGCGTGGATAAACCAGCTTTACGACGCATTAGACAATGGCGATTCAACTATTCATCAGCAACCCCTGTTAATTGAACCTAATATCGTGCTGCTGAAGTTACCGGCCTGA